Proteins from a single region of Cupriavidus sp. MP-37:
- a CDS encoding flagellar protein FliT: MAFPSGFSPIVACYEQILALSARMHEAAQGADWDTVTSLQQAYLAQVEHLRGLDHDAPFSDAERMRRYQLLDRILTYDARIRDLALPQLKRLGDMLTSSRRQFELSAAYGATAVATTGAT; encoded by the coding sequence ATGGCCTTCCCTTCAGGGTTTTCGCCGATCGTGGCCTGCTACGAGCAAATCCTCGCCTTGTCCGCGCGCATGCATGAGGCGGCGCAGGGCGCCGACTGGGACACGGTCACCAGCTTGCAGCAAGCCTACCTGGCCCAGGTCGAGCACCTGCGCGGGCTCGACCACGACGCCCCCTTCTCCGATGCCGAGCGCATGCGGCGCTACCAGTTGCTGGACCGCATCCTGACCTACGACGCCCGCATCCGCGACCTGGCGCTGCCGCAGCTCAAGCGGCTCGGCGACATGCTGACCAGCTCGCGCCGGCAGTTCGAACTGAGCGCCGCCTATGGTGCGACGGCAGTCGCGACGACCGGCGCCACCTGA
- the fliS gene encoding flagellar export chaperone FliS — MFARASANAYAQVGVQTGAMSASPHKLIAMLYDGARAAIARARFHLEGGNVAERGNAISKAIDIIDNGLRAVLDHDAGGEISANLEALYEYMVRRLMLANLRSDAALLSEVDALLESLASAWAQIDDAAAGAERQAALQDN, encoded by the coding sequence ATGTTCGCCCGCGCATCCGCCAACGCCTACGCCCAGGTCGGCGTCCAGACCGGTGCCATGAGCGCCAGCCCGCACAAGCTGATCGCCATGCTGTACGACGGCGCGCGCGCCGCGATCGCGCGGGCCAGGTTCCACCTGGAAGGCGGCAACGTCGCCGAGCGTGGCAATGCCATCTCCAAGGCCATCGACATCATCGACAACGGCCTGCGCGCCGTGCTCGACCACGACGCCGGCGGCGAGATCTCGGCCAACCTCGAAGCGCTGTACGAATACATGGTGCGCCGGCTGATGCTGGCCAACCTGCGCAGCGACGCAGCGCTGCTGAGCGAGGTCGACGCGCTGCTGGAAAGCCTGGCCTCGGCATGGGCGCAGATCGATGACGCGGCCGCCGGTGCCGAGCGGCAAGCCGCCTTACAGGACAACTGA
- the fliD gene encoding flagellar filament capping protein FliD: MATISSIGIGSNLDLSSLLDQLQKAEQLPLDAINTQAKSYQTKLSAYSQVQSVLDAYKAAATKLSSAATFGAVKATVGTPDVMSVTTAANAVPGNYTITVNTLATAQSLVSGNVADQKAAIGGGELVFDFGEALATGGAPTSTKKVTIAAGSSLEGMRDAINKAGIGVTASIVNDGSASPYRLVLTSDKTGTQATMRVSSTDPALNNVVAFDPAAAPAANKMEQKVPPANATLKINGIDVVSQSNAVVDAAQGVTMNLSKTGTTSLVVTRDNDAIKASIQAFVTAYNNIQSTAKSLTAFDTKAGTSAALTGDGTLRSIQSSLRSMLGGAMDDGNGGKITLIDVGITFQKDGTMKLDDAKLGKALNDNLGRVTSLFSSTTGDGGIGKRATTYIEGLSKTDGALKVAQDGITKTLKDLEDDYDRVQDRVTATIDRYKAQFTQLDLVVAQMNRTSSYLTQQFNALNNSIKK, translated from the coding sequence ATGGCAACGATCTCCTCCATCGGTATCGGTTCCAACCTGGACCTGAGCAGCCTGCTGGACCAGCTGCAGAAGGCCGAGCAGCTGCCACTCGACGCCATCAATACGCAGGCCAAGAGCTACCAGACCAAGCTGTCCGCCTACAGCCAGGTGCAGAGCGTGCTGGACGCGTACAAGGCCGCCGCCACGAAGCTGTCCAGCGCCGCCACCTTCGGCGCGGTCAAGGCCACGGTCGGCACGCCGGACGTGATGTCGGTGACCACCGCGGCCAATGCCGTGCCGGGCAACTACACCATCACCGTCAACACGCTGGCGACCGCGCAGTCGCTGGTCAGCGGCAACGTGGCCGACCAGAAGGCCGCGATCGGCGGCGGCGAGCTGGTGTTCGACTTCGGCGAGGCGCTGGCCACCGGCGGCGCCCCCACCAGCACCAAGAAGGTCACCATCGCGGCGGGCTCGTCGCTCGAAGGCATGCGCGATGCCATCAACAAGGCCGGCATCGGCGTGACCGCCAGCATCGTCAACGACGGCAGCGCCAGCCCCTATCGCCTGGTGCTGACCTCTGACAAGACCGGCACGCAGGCCACCATGCGGGTGTCGTCGACCGATCCGGCGCTGAACAACGTGGTCGCGTTCGACCCGGCCGCCGCGCCTGCCGCCAACAAGATGGAGCAGAAGGTTCCGCCGGCCAACGCGACGCTGAAGATCAACGGCATCGACGTGGTCAGCCAGAGCAATGCGGTGGTGGACGCCGCGCAGGGCGTGACCATGAACCTGTCCAAGACCGGCACCACCTCGCTGGTGGTGACGCGCGACAACGACGCGATCAAGGCCTCGATCCAGGCCTTCGTCACCGCGTACAACAATATCCAGAGCACCGCCAAGTCGCTGACGGCGTTCGATACCAAGGCCGGCACCTCGGCGGCGCTGACCGGCGACGGCACGCTGCGCTCGATCCAGTCCAGCCTGCGCTCGATGCTGGGCGGCGCCATGGACGACGGCAACGGCGGCAAGATCACGCTGATCGACGTCGGCATCACGTTCCAGAAAGACGGCACCATGAAGCTGGACGATGCCAAGCTTGGCAAGGCGCTGAACGACAACCTGGGGCGGGTCACGTCGCTGTTCTCCAGCACCACCGGCGACGGCGGCATCGGCAAGCGCGCCACCACCTATATCGAAGGCCTGAGCAAGACCGACGGCGCGCTGAAGGTGGCGCAGGACGGCATCACCAAGACGCTGAAGGACCTGGAGGACGACTATGACCGCGTCCAGGACCGCGTCACCGCCACCATCGACCGCTACAAGGCCCAGTTCACGCAGCTGGACCTGGTGGTGGCACAGATGAACCGCACCAGCAGCTACCTGACGCAGCAGTTCAACGCGCTCAACAACAGCATCAAGAAGTAA
- a CDS encoding flagellar protein FlaG — protein sequence MALLPTVNPTAVRLPSDVPAHGTTASTARAGLRAQEEDAAKAPAQSGATSAAIGELVEAFKTTSIGLRFEIDEATHRVITKVIDKETGDLIRQMPTEEVLRIARAIDKLQGLFVSQAA from the coding sequence ATGGCGCTTCTTCCCACCGTGAACCCGACCGCAGTGCGCCTGCCGTCCGACGTGCCGGCCCACGGCACGACGGCAAGCACCGCGCGCGCCGGCCTGCGTGCGCAGGAGGAAGACGCCGCCAAGGCCCCGGCACAGTCCGGCGCCACCTCCGCCGCGATCGGCGAGCTGGTGGAAGCGTTCAAGACCACCTCGATCGGCCTGCGCTTCGAGATCGACGAGGCCACGCACCGTGTCATCACCAAGGTGATCGACAAGGAAACCGGCGACCTGATCCGGCAGATGCCCACCGAAGAGGTGCTGCGCATCGCCCGCGCCATCGACAAGCTGCAGGGGCTGTTCGTCAGCCAGGCGGCCTGA